In one window of Litorilinea aerophila DNA:
- a CDS encoding caspase family protein, producing the protein MANQIYALLVGIDRYANPSQAPHLRGCVADVEGTYSLLVQQFGVPEAHIRLLTARMDGREPPERLATRENIIQGWRTHLSQAGPGDHAFFHYSGHGSQARSIDPNEPDGYDETLVAHDSRTPGVYDIIDKELAALIREVEQRGAQVTVFLDCCHSGSGTRLAPSESAPRVRQCPPDLRERPFETLLPGLTPGSGTRGTRSPSGWVPLGNHLLLAGCRDEELSHEYQVPTTGQWQGVTSYFFHNALANLHPDMTWADLHDRVQTQVRAIYPSQSPQLEGPGHLTIFGGLGRVVERYLLVTQVEGTDYIQVNGGAAVGLTPGSRLAIYPPASTLEGEPLATALVEEVKVAHAWARLDRAVPVEPASRVRVTAWGPGEASYIVGVDAEPVRQAIATLADGQPSPFLQVVSRNASGPAPEVQVVSREGRYWILDPAGAPLVRTAFPVTPEGARQVAAALEHLAIYRNVRFLHNPAAHSALAGAVQVDAVTFTQLGRNYRPVDPAPIRGEGHEAVIRSGQNLLLTVTNRSPETLYLAVLELTPDFAIRRLYPPTRPHQTVAAGKAVPIPLRLTLDDPQQEKAVTIYKVLATREPTSFDVLQMGGLQEPDTRGGTRAAGNTALARLLNRMRHDGTRASELLLDDTDDSWTTAQLEVTVLSAAQSRALPPGQTRITVAEARELVLEKPAGLEGTLWISSLEQATRGLEGKTGLQLPPGLANPSAAAFFRPVTLGDGTRATDPSPAVLAIAAESAGLAQVSPEHPLRLELTVDDEPGLAGLVPVAFDGEFYFLAGRPAAVQSRSASSGQRRLAVTVEQLPPPVEEEADTRDLKRTARLFLYKIFAGDLPADAGLRRATLEQEQARFDPIRGDELSQARRVALMLHGFTGDSRWLVEKVWRWVQNNGNYDLCLTYDYESFGTGIRRNGELLAQALTGLGFGPDDGVHLDIYAHSMGTQVARALVELYGGAAYVDRVFMGGPPNAGSPLARARVLLPWLGNILVNLAGSVPPALIAHWLLGRLSESAQGLLDLEPDSDFYRALNDPARPPTSVPYFVQIGDNSASFQDWRKFSSKVMKGVDVALDLFFQDDNDLLVSLASARALADRWPNYQEAVLGINHFQYFYSPEGQRVLARWLS; encoded by the coding sequence ATGGCCAATCAGATTTATGCGCTCTTAGTCGGTATTGACCGATATGCCAATCCCAGCCAGGCGCCCCACCTGCGGGGATGTGTCGCAGATGTGGAGGGCACGTACAGCCTGCTGGTGCAACAGTTCGGTGTGCCGGAGGCGCATATCCGCCTGCTCACGGCCCGGATGGACGGGCGTGAGCCCCCGGAACGACTGGCCACCCGGGAGAATATCATCCAGGGTTGGCGCACCCATCTGAGCCAGGCCGGCCCCGGCGATCACGCCTTTTTCCACTACAGCGGCCACGGCTCCCAGGCCCGCAGCATCGACCCCAATGAACCGGATGGCTACGACGAAACCCTGGTCGCCCACGACAGCCGCACCCCGGGCGTCTACGACATCATCGACAAGGAACTGGCGGCCCTGATCCGGGAGGTGGAGCAGCGGGGCGCCCAGGTCACCGTCTTCCTGGACTGCTGCCATTCGGGCAGCGGGACCCGCCTGGCGCCGTCCGAGTCGGCCCCCCGGGTGCGCCAGTGCCCGCCGGACCTGCGAGAACGGCCCTTCGAAACCCTGCTCCCCGGGCTGACCCCTGGCAGCGGTACCCGAGGCACCCGGTCGCCCAGCGGGTGGGTGCCCCTGGGCAATCACCTCTTGTTGGCCGGTTGCCGGGACGAAGAGCTCAGCCACGAGTACCAGGTACCCACCACCGGCCAGTGGCAGGGGGTCACCAGCTACTTCTTCCACAACGCCCTGGCCAACCTCCATCCGGACATGACCTGGGCCGACCTGCATGACCGGGTGCAGACCCAGGTGCGGGCCATCTATCCGTCCCAGTCGCCGCAACTGGAGGGGCCAGGCCACCTCACTATCTTTGGCGGCCTGGGGCGGGTGGTGGAGCGTTATCTGTTGGTGACCCAGGTGGAGGGCACGGACTACATCCAGGTGAACGGAGGGGCGGCCGTGGGGCTCACGCCCGGCAGCCGGCTGGCCATCTATCCACCGGCCAGCACCCTGGAGGGGGAACCCCTGGCGACTGCCCTGGTGGAAGAGGTCAAGGTCGCCCACGCCTGGGCCCGGCTGGATCGGGCTGTGCCGGTGGAGCCGGCCAGTCGGGTTCGCGTCACAGCCTGGGGTCCCGGCGAGGCAAGCTACATCGTGGGGGTGGATGCGGAGCCAGTGCGCCAGGCCATCGCCACCCTGGCCGACGGTCAGCCTTCTCCCTTCTTACAGGTGGTCTCCCGGAACGCTTCCGGACCGGCGCCGGAGGTCCAGGTGGTCTCCCGGGAGGGGCGCTACTGGATCCTGGACCCGGCAGGTGCCCCCCTGGTTCGGACGGCTTTCCCTGTCACCCCTGAAGGTGCCCGCCAGGTCGCCGCTGCCCTGGAACACCTGGCCATCTACCGGAACGTGCGCTTCCTGCACAATCCGGCTGCCCATTCGGCCCTGGCCGGTGCCGTCCAGGTGGATGCCGTCACCTTCACCCAGTTGGGCCGCAACTACCGCCCGGTGGATCCGGCCCCCATCCGCGGCGAGGGCCACGAGGCGGTCATCCGCTCCGGCCAGAACCTGCTCCTGACCGTCACCAACCGTTCCCCCGAGACCCTCTACCTGGCGGTCCTGGAGCTGACGCCGGATTTCGCCATTCGGCGCCTCTATCCGCCGACGCGTCCCCACCAGACGGTGGCCGCCGGCAAGGCGGTACCCATCCCCCTGCGGCTCACCCTGGACGATCCCCAGCAGGAGAAGGCGGTGACCATCTACAAGGTGCTTGCCACCCGGGAGCCCACCTCCTTCGACGTCCTGCAGATGGGCGGCCTGCAGGAACCGGATACCCGCGGCGGAACTCGTGCCGCGGGGAACACGGCCCTGGCCCGGCTGCTCAACCGGATGCGGCACGACGGCACCCGGGCCTCGGAGCTGCTCCTGGATGACACCGACGACAGTTGGACCACGGCCCAACTGGAGGTGACGGTCCTCTCCGCTGCCCAGTCCCGCGCCCTGCCCCCGGGGCAGACCCGCATCACTGTGGCGGAGGCCCGGGAGTTGGTGCTGGAGAAGCCGGCCGGCCTGGAGGGCACCCTCTGGATCAGCAGCCTGGAGCAGGCGACCCGGGGCCTGGAAGGCAAAACCGGTCTCCAGTTGCCCCCCGGCCTGGCCAATCCGTCCGCCGCGGCCTTTTTCCGGCCGGTGACCCTGGGGGATGGCACCCGGGCCACCGATCCATCCCCGGCCGTGCTGGCCATCGCCGCGGAGAGCGCCGGGCTGGCCCAGGTTTCGCCGGAGCATCCCCTTCGTCTGGAGTTGACGGTGGACGACGAGCCCGGCCTGGCCGGCCTGGTGCCGGTGGCCTTCGATGGTGAGTTTTATTTCCTGGCCGGCCGACCCGCCGCCGTCCAGAGCCGGTCTGCCTCCAGCGGACAGCGGCGCCTGGCGGTCACGGTGGAGCAGCTTCCGCCCCCGGTGGAAGAAGAGGCGGATACTCGCGACCTCAAGCGCACGGCCCGGCTGTTCCTCTACAAGATTTTCGCCGGGGATCTGCCCGCGGATGCCGGGCTCCGTCGGGCCACCCTGGAGCAGGAGCAGGCCCGTTTCGACCCGATCCGGGGCGACGAATTGAGCCAGGCCCGCCGGGTGGCCCTCATGCTCCACGGCTTCACCGGCGATTCCCGCTGGCTGGTGGAGAAGGTCTGGCGTTGGGTGCAGAACAACGGGAACTACGACCTCTGCCTCACCTATGACTACGAGAGTTTTGGCACGGGCATCCGCCGTAACGGCGAGTTGTTGGCCCAGGCCCTGACGGGGCTGGGCTTTGGGCCGGACGATGGCGTCCACCTGGACATCTACGCCCACAGCATGGGCACCCAGGTAGCCCGGGCGCTGGTGGAGCTTTACGGAGGCGCGGCCTACGTGGATCGGGTGTTCATGGGCGGGCCGCCCAACGCGGGTTCCCCCCTGGCCCGGGCCCGGGTGCTGCTGCCCTGGCTGGGCAACATCCTGGTCAACCTGGCCGGCTCTGTGCCACCCGCACTCATCGCCCACTGGCTGTTGGGCCGGCTGAGCGAATCAGCCCAGGGCCTCCTGGATCTGGAGCCCGATTCGGACTTCTATCGGGCCCTCAATGACCCTGCGCGGCCGCCCACATCGGTGCCCTACTTCGTCCAGATCGGCGACAATTCGGCCTCCTTCCAGGACTGGCGCAAGTTTTCCAGCAAGGTCATGAAGGGGGTGGATGTGGCCCTGGATCTCTTCTTTCAGGACGACAACGACCTGTTGGTTTCCCTGGCCAGTGCCCGTGCCCTGGCAGACCGCTGGCCCAACTACCAGGAGGCAGTCCTGGGCATCAACCATTTCCAATATTTCTATTCGCCGGAAGGGCAACGGGTCCTGGCCCGCTGGCTGAGCTGA
- a CDS encoding ATP-grasp domain-containing protein — MSQVKKIGLLVGSEWSFPPAFLEEVNSRETDVVAEFVLLGGIRMDAACEFAVLIDRISHEVPYYRTYLKHAMLQGAYVINNPFWWSADDKFFQASLAHALGVTIPRTVLLPMKAYPAGVTGESLRNLAYPLNWQEIVSYVGLPAVLKDVQGGLTRMYRVDSLEELIQAYDRTGQACMMVQQYITDADYVRCLCIGPEEVLPLRYDPEARTYLTDASPLPAEQEAQLRSIAHRLNQALGYDVNCVEFAIQDGQPYVVDFMNPAPDLGINHLTPSYFHRAVKALADFAIAMAQTPTPQPREFRWSALLG; from the coding sequence ATGAGTCAGGTCAAGAAAATCGGCCTCCTGGTGGGCAGCGAATGGAGCTTTCCGCCGGCATTTTTGGAAGAGGTGAACAGCCGGGAGACCGATGTGGTGGCCGAGTTCGTCCTGCTGGGTGGCATCCGCATGGACGCAGCCTGCGAGTTCGCCGTCCTCATTGACCGTATCAGCCACGAAGTGCCCTACTACCGCACCTACCTCAAACACGCCATGCTTCAGGGCGCGTACGTGATCAACAACCCCTTCTGGTGGAGTGCGGATGACAAATTCTTCCAGGCCAGCCTGGCCCATGCCCTGGGCGTGACCATCCCCAGGACGGTGCTCTTGCCCATGAAGGCATATCCCGCCGGGGTGACGGGCGAGAGCCTGCGTAACCTGGCCTACCCCCTGAACTGGCAGGAGATCGTGTCCTATGTGGGCCTGCCTGCCGTGTTGAAGGATGTGCAGGGGGGGCTGACCCGCATGTACCGGGTCGACAGCCTGGAGGAGCTGATCCAGGCCTACGACCGAACGGGCCAGGCCTGCATGATGGTGCAGCAGTACATCACGGATGCCGACTATGTGCGCTGTCTCTGTATCGGTCCCGAAGAGGTGTTGCCCCTGCGCTATGATCCCGAAGCCCGCACCTACCTCACCGACGCGTCCCCCTTACCAGCCGAGCAGGAAGCGCAACTCCGATCCATCGCCCACCGCTTGAACCAGGCCCTGGGCTACGACGTCAACTGTGTAGAATTTGCCATTCAGGACGGCCAGCCCTACGTGGTGGACTTCATGAACCCCGCGCCGGACCTGGGTATCAACCACCTGACGCCCTCCTACTTCCACCGGGCGGTGAAGGCCCTGGCCGACTTCGCCATCGCCATGGCCCAGACCCCCACCCCCCAACCGCGAGAGTTCCGCTGGTCCGCATTGTTGGGCTGA
- a CDS encoding GNAT family N-acetyltransferase: MIPFAPELTIRPVDAGDVERLLPLLASHLAQTPYCTALEAATVVEQILAPDPPTVFPVRWLQRSQLGAWRARQLVGFVDVAVGHDSESLARSEYRPLGLLRFMALPQDPSLATEVAAALLEAAEHFWRTQGVGYVRAFHISTGYPVFQVGAGILPGNWHHHMRALTAAGFQLCERYYCLYRPLARPLEEVTPLALLSLVYQGNARDRTYQVYRRTDWVGRARMVRAVVDEPRGGSMSVAYVADLYVDAPWRQQDIGKWLLRRLINDATLQGYVQMVVHLAHGWHAAMNLFIQQGFQELDYRGYTLEKVLTR; encoded by the coding sequence ATGATCCCGTTTGCACCGGAGTTGACCATCCGCCCTGTGGATGCGGGCGACGTGGAGCGGCTGTTGCCCCTGTTGGCGTCCCACCTGGCCCAGACTCCCTATTGTACCGCCCTGGAGGCTGCCACGGTGGTGGAGCAGATCCTGGCGCCCGATCCTCCCACCGTTTTCCCCGTACGCTGGCTCCAGCGGAGCCAACTGGGCGCATGGCGGGCTCGCCAGCTGGTCGGCTTTGTGGATGTGGCTGTGGGCCACGACAGCGAGAGCCTGGCCCGCTCCGAATATCGACCGTTGGGGCTCCTTCGCTTCATGGCCCTGCCCCAGGATCCATCCCTGGCCACCGAGGTAGCTGCTGCCCTGTTGGAGGCTGCCGAGCACTTCTGGCGCACCCAGGGGGTGGGCTATGTCAGGGCCTTCCACATTAGCACGGGGTATCCGGTTTTCCAGGTCGGGGCCGGTATCCTCCCGGGGAACTGGCATCACCATATGCGGGCCCTGACGGCAGCGGGTTTCCAACTCTGTGAACGATATTACTGCCTCTACCGCCCCCTGGCTCGCCCCCTGGAAGAGGTCACGCCCCTGGCCCTCCTCAGCCTGGTCTACCAGGGCAATGCCCGGGACCGCACCTATCAGGTATATCGGCGGACCGACTGGGTGGGCCGGGCCCGCATGGTTCGGGCCGTGGTGGATGAGCCCCGGGGCGGCTCCATGTCGGTGGCCTACGTGGCGGACCTGTATGTTGACGCCCCGTGGCGACAGCAGGATATCGGCAAATGGCTGCTTCGCCGCCTCATCAACGACGCCACCCTGCAAGGGTATGTGCAGATGGTCGTCCACCTGGCCCATGGCTGGCATGCGGCCATGAACCTCTTCATCCAGCAAGGTTTCCAGGAATTGGACTATCGCGGGTACACTTTGGAAAAGGTGCTGACACGGTAA
- a CDS encoding glycosyltransferase family 4 protein, with amino-acid sequence MHVLFVTGEYPPMAGGVGAYTAALAHALETLGLQVSVMTSRQARPSPPGEGVAVYPSVRRWDWRIWPGIARRAREVGADWIHVQYQTGAYGMHPAVNFAPRWWQRAGLRVAWTYHDLLVPYLFPKAGARLRRWVTEWPARTSDLVVVTNEGDRIRLAGRIHPRRLARIPIGSNIPTHPITEEARRARRESYGYHEETLVVGYFGFLNRSKGGLTLVRALHALAQRHPDVRLLMIGERVGASDPTNYAYLQEVEALIRELDLAERVHWTGHQPDGEVSADLAACDVLLMPYEDGASLRRGTLMAGLAHGCAIVTTTPQDPLPELVDGRDLIYVPPGDPEAAAAAVLQLAAQPTWAQNLRANARARSDLFRWEAIAAEHVRLYQS; translated from the coding sequence TTGCATGTTCTGTTTGTTACCGGCGAATATCCACCCATGGCGGGCGGCGTGGGCGCCTATACGGCCGCCCTGGCCCACGCTTTGGAGACGCTGGGGCTTCAGGTGAGCGTGATGACCTCTCGCCAGGCTCGTCCCTCGCCGCCAGGAGAAGGTGTGGCGGTCTATCCCTCTGTCCGCCGCTGGGATTGGCGTATCTGGCCCGGCATCGCGCGTCGGGCCAGGGAAGTGGGCGCGGACTGGATCCACGTCCAGTATCAGACGGGCGCCTATGGCATGCACCCGGCCGTCAACTTCGCCCCCCGCTGGTGGCAGCGCGCCGGCCTGCGGGTGGCGTGGACATACCACGACCTCCTGGTGCCGTACCTCTTCCCCAAGGCAGGTGCCCGCCTGCGACGCTGGGTGACCGAGTGGCCGGCCCGGACCAGTGACCTGGTGGTGGTGACCAACGAGGGAGACCGCATCCGCCTGGCCGGGCGAATCCACCCCCGGCGCCTGGCTCGCATCCCCATCGGGAGCAACATCCCCACCCATCCCATCACAGAGGAGGCCCGCCGGGCGCGCCGCGAGTCCTATGGCTACCATGAGGAAACCCTGGTGGTTGGCTATTTCGGTTTTCTCAACCGCAGCAAGGGAGGGCTCACCCTGGTGCGGGCCCTCCATGCCCTGGCCCAGCGGCACCCCGACGTACGCCTGCTGATGATCGGCGAGCGGGTCGGCGCCAGCGACCCCACCAACTATGCCTATCTCCAGGAGGTGGAAGCCCTCATCCGGGAGCTGGACCTGGCTGAGCGGGTTCACTGGACCGGCCACCAGCCCGATGGGGAGGTCAGCGCCGATCTGGCTGCCTGTGATGTGTTGCTCATGCCCTATGAGGACGGCGCCAGCCTGCGCCGGGGGACCCTGATGGCCGGGCTGGCCCACGGCTGTGCCATCGTGACCACCACGCCCCAGGATCCGCTCCCGGAGCTGGTCGATGGCCGGGATCTGATCTACGTGCCCCCTGGGGATCCGGAGGCGGCTGCAGCAGCTGTGTTGCAACTGGCTGCCCAGCCCACCTGGGCTCAGAACCTGCGGGCCAACGCCCGGGCCAGAAGCGACCTGTTCCGTTGGGAGGCTATTGCCGCTGAGCATGTCCGTCTTTATCAAAGCTAG
- a CDS encoding glycosyltransferase family 39 protein, with protein MTATSPRPARLFRPALIVFLLLAFGLRAYHLDFQSLWSDEGISLLRSSQPLGAMWQAMPVEHVPGYFTLLHFWIGLTGESDYALRFFSLWPSVLALALTYLLAADLASARIGLIAVALLATNGFQVWYGQEARMYSWLLAGGLLSTWLFWRLLFQERTGRRTGLAVAYALATAATVYFHYFGFLIPMAHAVVAGGWLVVERRWRGILPWMMGGLLAFLLFLPWLSRAWQVLHFTGWREPLDPMNVPWMMWTAYTVGDTMPAPLVSYLPWLYLVLAVVGIGVWMHQRRAAGWFLLAMVAVPVLAILALVLRNPDFHVRYTIFLSSVAILLASGGVEGFHLASGQRWWGRGLSWLVAGSLIAANGVALQRLYYDTSLHKPDFRSAARYIEAHERPGDVILVDGPNPDIIFAHYYRGAAPVYDLRFLEEANFEEVDRALTDITAGMERAWELLLFRQPGPIQMWLATRGWAAAPTYHNDIRVSLYGLPGTAMERRTLNLPFGSELELAEVEVSATSLKPGDMLRISTHWRVLAQAPNYKFSLRLADPTGQPLANWDYVPQNWFAPTHVWVVGSMATDQHALIVPAELAPGRYQVTLRLYDPASGAAVSTPAGQDVLLAEVEVSR; from the coding sequence ATGACCGCCACTTCGCCGCGCCCAGCCAGGTTGTTTCGGCCGGCTCTGATCGTTTTCCTGCTGCTGGCTTTTGGCCTGCGCGCCTATCATCTGGACTTCCAGAGCCTTTGGAGCGATGAGGGAATCAGTCTGTTGCGCAGCAGCCAGCCGCTGGGGGCCATGTGGCAGGCCATGCCGGTGGAGCACGTTCCCGGCTATTTCACGTTGCTCCACTTCTGGATCGGATTGACCGGTGAGAGCGACTATGCCCTTCGCTTCTTCTCCCTCTGGCCCAGCGTCCTGGCGCTGGCCCTGACCTATCTCCTGGCAGCGGATCTGGCCAGCGCCCGCATCGGCCTGATCGCCGTGGCCCTGCTGGCCACCAACGGGTTTCAGGTCTGGTATGGCCAGGAGGCACGGATGTACAGCTGGCTGCTGGCCGGCGGACTGCTTTCCACCTGGCTCTTCTGGCGCCTGCTGTTTCAGGAGCGAACGGGTCGACGGACCGGTCTGGCAGTGGCCTATGCCCTGGCCACTGCGGCGACAGTCTATTTTCACTATTTTGGCTTCCTGATACCCATGGCCCATGCCGTGGTGGCTGGTGGGTGGCTGGTCGTGGAGCGCCGTTGGCGTGGGATCCTCCCCTGGATGATGGGCGGGCTGTTGGCCTTTCTGCTGTTTCTTCCCTGGCTGTCCCGGGCCTGGCAGGTCTTGCACTTCACCGGCTGGCGAGAGCCGCTGGATCCCATGAATGTCCCGTGGATGATGTGGACGGCCTACACGGTGGGCGATACCATGCCGGCGCCTCTGGTGAGCTACCTCCCCTGGCTTTACCTGGTCCTGGCCGTTGTGGGCATTGGGGTATGGATGCATCAGCGCCGGGCGGCCGGCTGGTTTCTGCTGGCCATGGTGGCCGTTCCTGTCCTGGCCATCCTGGCCCTGGTGCTGCGCAATCCCGATTTTCATGTGCGCTACACCATCTTTCTCAGCAGCGTGGCCATTTTGCTGGCCAGCGGAGGTGTGGAGGGGTTTCACCTGGCCAGCGGCCAGCGCTGGTGGGGCCGGGGGCTTTCCTGGCTGGTGGCGGGCAGCCTGATCGCCGCCAATGGGGTGGCCCTCCAGCGGCTTTACTACGACACCTCTCTCCACAAGCCCGATTTCCGTTCTGCGGCCCGGTATATCGAAGCCCATGAGAGGCCCGGCGACGTGATCCTGGTGGATGGGCCGAACCCGGACATCATCTTCGCCCACTACTACCGGGGAGCGGCCCCGGTCTACGACCTGCGCTTCCTGGAAGAGGCCAATTTTGAAGAGGTGGATCGGGCCCTGACGGACATAACGGCCGGCATGGAGCGAGCCTGGGAGCTGCTTCTTTTTCGCCAGCCAGGACCCATCCAGATGTGGCTGGCCACCCGGGGATGGGCGGCCGCGCCCACCTATCACAACGACATCCGCGTCTCCCTTTATGGGCTGCCGGGAACCGCCATGGAGCGCCGGACCTTGAACCTCCCCTTTGGTTCAGAGCTGGAATTGGCCGAGGTGGAGGTGAGCGCCACTTCGTTGAAGCCGGGCGACATGCTCCGGATTTCGACCCACTGGCGGGTGTTGGCCCAGGCGCCCAACTACAAGTTCAGCCTGCGCCTGGCTGACCCTACTGGCCAGCCCCTGGCCAACTGGGACTATGTGCCCCAGAACTGGTTCGCCCCGACCCATGTCTGGGTGGTGGGCAGCATGGCCACGGACCAGCATGCCCTGATCGTGCCGGCTGAGCTGGCACCGGGCCGCTATCAGGTCACCCTGCGCCTGTACGACCCGGCTAGCGGCGCAGCCGTCTCGACGCCGGCCGGTCAGGACGTCCTGTTGGCAGAAGTCGAGGTGTCCCGTTGA